The following proteins are co-located in the Pedobacter sp. FW305-3-2-15-E-R2A2 genome:
- a CDS encoding DUF5977 domain-containing protein: protein MFVFLNNLKKNILVVFLFLLLIPFIALSQGSTIPITLPKVLPASPQAQTYMRYGEIPIDLSTGVPNISIPIYTLKANKLEIPINISYHASGNKVSDIASTVGLGWVLNAGGVIVQNIVNNEDSYPLDFAFSSAQDVDNLLASQANTTDVRWLQYAGNKNYVSTGDIASDKYYINFNGFSGFFRYNMVSKEIETMPYSTLKIKRINFNSFEITDDEGIIWKFDHKGVQQGPNGFIGGSKEYYLTKIGFPGSNETVDLNYINSDEYYTYGFSETARHGVQVKHEGWIKLDPNFDEYVQSTSTNYINSRETDLLYQTKVNSPLLSSITWKNRVLSFNYLKDRLDPMKERLSTIEIKDGDVSKITSFDNNHYLGVNSGNYRLMLNGIKVDQEEYKFSYNPIDLPYYSNYNYQTDKAFCEDFWGYYNGNHKHHIPFKWTEGTIVNNLITKAVRSYVPSREPDTSLVKAGILTAIRYPTGGRSEFEFELNRGKNVYSGFPEKTDSINYFGGLRIKKVINFEGDKISESKFYEYSGGATTRMITPAHFLKNTAVFYVPKTAQPAGMYNYQDINVYDNEFASHAMSGFPFDDNGSVGFYKNVTVYNDALDKKSGKTDYEYSSYIPADIINLDRGSIKPDLLKQREYEYKNGAYGLLKETTNGYTKVALPKFLTAIRVEEEDKTTDPYPILLEDIPFKYYLQSLKVLGYQFNKNFSVWGVLGDKSFNLLTETSVKDFAPGGVIESKTSYLYDPSYRLLTPIEVRKTGSDNIVRREVFTHPFDYPGNTDYQQMVIQNIRSPTVEVFSYKESVLLSKTKQDFKKFGNQFFVGNVSAAKGNDVYEKRINYLKYDENGNPLFITKDSVTKIVYLWSYKGEFPVAEITNVSYTDMEGVLGTANIASFRNSNPDKGALDNFLQPLKLAFPQARISQYTYKSLLGITTSTDIKGLTTYYQYDNFHKLKSVKDHNGNIIRNYQYNYKPVPVSTVYYNARKEARIIRNNCGVGKVGGEVVYVVPEGTYTSTLSQASADYRADRDIELNGQNYANNAGSCNIDNSNPTNLNFNIENSLPQGITVILNVNGTPVSDAKFIASGGSVTVTTPISQGSLFNVSLMITSANLPHAALLSDGNIDIDGLVSSNNIIFNNVNLSVPNTFTITLF from the coding sequence ATGTTTGTATTTTTGAATAACCTGAAAAAAAACATTTTAGTTGTTTTTTTATTTCTACTGTTAATTCCTTTTATAGCGCTCTCGCAGGGGAGTACGATTCCAATTACGCTTCCTAAAGTATTGCCGGCTTCTCCTCAGGCTCAGACCTATATGAGATATGGTGAAATTCCGATTGATTTAAGCACCGGTGTTCCCAATATTAGTATCCCTATATACACCCTAAAGGCAAATAAACTTGAAATTCCTATAAATATATCCTATCATGCATCGGGTAACAAGGTAAGTGATATCGCATCAACAGTGGGACTAGGCTGGGTGCTCAATGCAGGCGGAGTGATTGTGCAGAACATCGTAAATAATGAGGATTCCTATCCGCTGGATTTTGCATTCTCTTCAGCGCAGGATGTCGATAATTTATTGGCTTCTCAAGCTAATACGACGGATGTTAGGTGGCTGCAATACGCTGGAAATAAAAATTATGTTTCAACCGGGGATATTGCGTCAGACAAATACTATATTAACTTTAATGGTTTTTCTGGCTTTTTCCGATATAATATGGTGAGTAAGGAGATTGAAACAATGCCTTATTCTACCTTGAAAATAAAACGAATTAACTTCAATTCTTTTGAGATTACTGATGATGAAGGAATAATTTGGAAGTTTGATCATAAAGGAGTTCAGCAAGGTCCCAATGGATTTATAGGAGGATCGAAGGAATATTATCTGACAAAAATCGGATTTCCAGGATCGAATGAAACAGTCGACCTTAACTATATAAATTCAGATGAATATTATACCTACGGATTTTCTGAAACAGCCCGACACGGCGTACAAGTTAAACATGAGGGTTGGATAAAGTTAGATCCTAACTTTGACGAATACGTGCAAAGTACCAGCACGAATTATATTAATTCTCGTGAGACCGATTTGTTGTATCAGACGAAAGTTAACTCCCCACTGCTTTCATCTATAACATGGAAAAATAGAGTGCTATCTTTCAACTATTTAAAAGACAGGCTGGATCCGATGAAGGAACGACTATCAACTATCGAAATTAAGGATGGCGATGTATCAAAAATCACGAGTTTTGACAATAATCATTACCTAGGAGTCAACAGCGGTAATTATAGGTTAATGCTAAATGGAATTAAGGTAGATCAGGAAGAATATAAGTTTTCTTATAATCCAATTGATCTACCATACTATTCAAATTACAATTATCAGACAGATAAGGCTTTTTGTGAAGATTTCTGGGGCTATTATAATGGGAATCATAAACATCATATTCCATTTAAATGGACTGAAGGAACTATAGTGAATAATTTAATTACTAAGGCTGTCCGTAGTTATGTTCCTTCAAGAGAACCAGATACATCACTCGTTAAAGCTGGTATTTTAACTGCCATCAGGTATCCTACTGGTGGACGGTCAGAATTTGAATTTGAATTGAACCGGGGTAAAAACGTCTATTCCGGGTTCCCGGAGAAAACAGATTCCATTAATTATTTTGGCGGATTGAGAATCAAAAAAGTGATCAATTTTGAGGGAGATAAAATATCGGAGTCAAAATTCTATGAGTATTCCGGGGGGGCAACGACCCGCATGATTACACCTGCTCATTTTTTAAAGAATACTGCAGTGTTTTATGTGCCTAAAACAGCCCAGCCCGCTGGAATGTATAATTACCAGGACATTAATGTCTATGATAATGAATTTGCATCCCACGCAATGAGTGGTTTTCCCTTTGACGACAATGGGTCTGTAGGGTTTTACAAAAATGTCACAGTGTATAACGATGCCCTGGATAAAAAGTCCGGAAAAACAGACTACGAATATTCGTCCTACATTCCAGCAGATATTATCAATCTGGACCGGGGCAGCATTAAACCTGACCTTCTAAAGCAACGCGAGTATGAATATAAAAATGGAGCTTATGGCCTCTTGAAGGAAACTACAAATGGTTATACTAAAGTCGCTTTACCAAAATTCCTGACTGCAATTCGAGTAGAAGAAGAAGACAAAACCACTGACCCTTATCCTATCCTCCTGGAGGATATACCTTTTAAATATTATCTCCAATCTTTGAAAGTATTGGGTTACCAGTTTAATAAGAATTTCTCAGTTTGGGGTGTCTTAGGGGATAAAAGCTTTAACCTGTTAACTGAAACTTCTGTCAAAGATTTTGCCCCAGGTGGCGTAATTGAATCTAAGACTTCTTATTTATATGATCCGTCCTATCGACTTTTAACACCAATTGAAGTCAGGAAAACTGGAAGTGACAATATAGTCAGGAGGGAGGTTTTCACACATCCTTTTGATTATCCCGGTAACACCGATTATCAGCAGATGGTAATTCAAAATATACGCTCTCCCACTGTGGAAGTTTTTAGTTATAAAGAAAGTGTGCTTCTAAGTAAAACAAAGCAAGATTTTAAAAAATTTGGGAATCAATTTTTCGTGGGAAATGTCAGCGCTGCGAAGGGAAATGATGTTTATGAAAAAAGAATCAACTATTTGAAGTATGATGAAAATGGCAATCCTCTTTTCATTACTAAAGACAGCGTAACCAAAATCGTATATCTATGGAGCTATAAAGGTGAATTTCCTGTTGCGGAGATTACCAATGTTTCCTACACTGATATGGAGGGGGTCTTGGGTACAGCGAATATAGCTAGCTTCAGAAATTCAAATCCTGATAAAGGAGCATTAGATAATTTTCTTCAGCCACTAAAATTGGCTTTCCCTCAAGCCCGGATTTCTCAGTATACTTACAAATCATTGTTAGGTATAACCACGTCTACTGACATTAAAGGCTTAACGACGTATTATCAATATGATAATTTTCACAAGCTTAAAAGTGTTAAAGATCACAACGGTAATATAATCAGGAATTATCAATATAATTATAAGCCAGTTCCAGTATCTACAGTTTACTACAATGCTCGCAAGGAGGCCAGAATAATTAGAAACAACTGCGGTGTAGGGAAAGTTGGAGGAGAGGTTGTTTACGTTGTGCCTGAGGGGACTTACACTTCGACCCTTTCTCAGGCAAGTGCAGATTATAGAGCCGACAGAGATATTGAATTAAATGGTCAGAATTACGCAAATAATGCTGGAAGCTGTAATATTGATAATTCAAACCCTACGAACTTGAATTTTAATATTGAAAATTCATTGCCTCAGGGGATTACCGTTATTTTGAATGTAAATGGGACTCCGGTAAGCGACGCGAAATTTATTGCTTCAGGGGGATCTGTTACGGTTACAACTCCAATTTCCCAAGGCTCCCTTTTCAATGTTTCTCTAATGATTACGTCGGCCAACCTTCCACATGCAGCATTGTTGTCGGATGGCAATATTGATATCGACGGGCTGGTCAGCTCAAATAATATTATTTTTAATAATGTTAATTTGTCGGTTCCAAATACTTTTACAATCACACTCTTTTAA
- a CDS encoding UDP-2,3-diacylglucosamine diphosphatase, with the protein MSKREVDIAVISDVHLGTYGCHAKELLKYLKSIKPKMLVLNGDIIDIWQFSKRYWPETHMKVVRKLMKFVVEGVPVYYLTGNHDELLRKFADMHMGAFHLQNKLVIELDGKKAWFFHGDIFDVTMQHSKWLAKLGAVGYDTLILINSLVNWCLELVGRDKMSFSKKIKAAFKDAVKFINKFESTAAELAVENGYQYVICGHIHQPEMRTVTTEEGSVMYLNSGDWVENLTALEYSDKAWKIFKYDHKDFEKDEVEEGELSDSEDLHSKLDINALLQKIKLEIV; encoded by the coding sequence ATGTCTAAAAGAGAAGTGGATATTGCCGTAATTTCAGATGTTCATCTTGGAACTTATGGCTGCCACGCGAAAGAATTATTGAAATACCTGAAGAGCATTAAACCCAAGATGCTCGTGCTCAATGGCGATATCATCGACATCTGGCAGTTCAGCAAACGGTACTGGCCGGAAACCCACATGAAAGTGGTGCGCAAGCTCATGAAATTTGTAGTAGAAGGCGTACCGGTATATTACCTGACAGGAAATCATGATGAATTGCTGCGGAAATTTGCAGACATGCACATGGGGGCTTTTCACCTTCAGAATAAGCTGGTTATTGAACTGGACGGGAAGAAGGCCTGGTTTTTTCATGGAGACATCTTCGATGTAACCATGCAGCATTCCAAATGGCTGGCCAAATTAGGGGCCGTAGGTTATGATACCCTGATCCTGATCAATAGCCTGGTAAATTGGTGCCTGGAGCTGGTAGGCAGAGATAAAATGAGTTTTTCCAAAAAGATCAAAGCCGCATTTAAAGACGCGGTAAAGTTTATCAATAAGTTCGAATCAACAGCTGCAGAGCTGGCTGTGGAGAACGGTTATCAATATGTGATTTGTGGCCATATCCACCAGCCGGAAATGAGAACCGTAACGACTGAAGAAGGTTCGGTGATGTACCTAAATAGTGGAGATTGGGTGGAAAACCTGACCGCATTGGAATACAGTGATAAAGCTTGGAAGATTTTCAAATACGATCATAAGGATTTTGAAAAAGATGAAGTGGAAGAAGGCGAGCTCTCCGATAGTGAAGACCTTCACAGTAAGCTCGATATCAATGCCTTGCTTCAAAAGATTAAATTAGAAATTGTCTAG
- a CDS encoding glycosyltransferase family protein → MKILYAIQGTGNGHISRAREIVPLLQKYGEVDLLVSGTQADVKLVQEVKYQLHGFSFVFGKKGGVNHYETWKTMNLPRFMKDMKTIPLKDYNLILNDFEPVTAWACRTQGVESVGLSHQASFQSRKVPKPKSIDWAQLVMKYYAPASHYVGFHFERYDDFIYTPVIRAEIRNMVVSNLGHYSVYLPAIDDKFLVPILKQIPQVKWEVFSKHTKISYIDGNVEVSPVNNELFNKSLASCAGLFTGGGFEGPAEALFLGKKLLVAPMKFQYEQQCNAFALKKFGLPVIWGSNRNWLPIIKNWVNNPQEHQFHFPDETAAVIDKVVKDFAR, encoded by the coding sequence ATGAAAATACTATACGCTATTCAGGGTACAGGAAACGGACATATTAGCAGGGCAAGGGAAATCGTTCCTTTATTGCAAAAGTATGGAGAAGTTGATTTATTGGTCAGCGGTACACAAGCTGACGTTAAATTGGTCCAGGAGGTGAAATATCAACTCCATGGCTTCAGCTTCGTCTTCGGTAAAAAAGGTGGCGTAAATCATTATGAAACCTGGAAGACGATGAACCTTCCACGTTTTATGAAAGACATGAAGACCATCCCGCTGAAAGATTACAATTTGATTCTGAATGATTTTGAGCCGGTAACGGCCTGGGCTTGCAGAACACAAGGTGTAGAAAGTGTAGGATTGAGTCATCAGGCCTCTTTTCAGTCGAGAAAAGTGCCTAAGCCTAAAAGTATAGACTGGGCACAGCTGGTGATGAAATATTATGCTCCGGCAAGTCATTATGTAGGTTTTCATTTCGAACGTTACGATGATTTTATCTATACACCGGTGATCCGTGCGGAGATTCGGAATATGGTGGTCAGCAATTTGGGCCATTATTCGGTCTACCTGCCGGCGATCGACGATAAATTCCTGGTTCCAATCCTGAAACAGATTCCACAAGTGAAATGGGAAGTCTTTTCTAAACACACCAAAATCAGCTATATAGATGGAAATGTGGAGGTGAGTCCGGTCAATAATGAACTGTTTAACAAAAGCCTGGCTTCCTGTGCGGGTTTGTTTACCGGAGGAGGCTTTGAAGGGCCAGCTGAAGCCCTGTTCCTTGGGAAGAAGTTGCTCGTTGCACCGATGAAATTTCAATATGAACAGCAGTGTAACGCTTTTGCATTGAAGAAATTTGGTTTGCCCGTGATCTGGGGAAGCAACAGGAATTGGTTGCCGATCATAAAAAACTGGGTAAATAATCCTCAGGAGCATCAGTTTCATTTTCCGGATGAAACAGCCGCTGTAATTGATAAAGTAGTAAAGGATTTTGCCAGATAA
- a CDS encoding DUF6427 family protein, translating to MINQFRNLNPINLLLLFAYTFFMRMAIFADPPAQLNFEFLEPYTKFFIQIPVQNTFSPIGNAFFAAIIIYVQAILFNRVVNNHGLLNKPGFLPALLYVTAAGLFMPFLVLSPTLICNFLLIWIMDKFLKVGKSANALMIMFDIGMIIAIGTLIYFPFIVMLVMIWFTLLLYRSFNGREWMAGLVGFLTIFFFVWVFYYWNDNLSMFYKIWLPLGNKFPSVFKINYNDYLVLVPVLVMMVLAMIQLRENFFRSFISTRKAFQMLFIMFLVAIVSVYTKPDFRLYHFLLCVPPGSVLLAYYFSNARKRWFYESLFLILVFAIQYFLFV from the coding sequence ATGATCAATCAATTTAGAAATTTAAACCCTATAAACCTGCTCCTGTTATTCGCATATACTTTTTTTATGCGCATGGCGATATTTGCAGATCCTCCGGCACAGCTGAACTTTGAGTTTCTGGAACCCTATACCAAGTTTTTTATCCAGATTCCGGTTCAAAATACCTTTTCTCCTATTGGCAATGCCTTTTTTGCAGCGATCATCATCTATGTTCAGGCGATTTTGTTCAACAGGGTGGTCAACAATCATGGTTTATTGAATAAACCAGGGTTCCTGCCAGCACTGTTGTATGTTACTGCAGCGGGTTTATTTATGCCTTTTCTGGTACTGAGCCCTACACTGATCTGTAATTTCCTGCTGATCTGGATCATGGACAAGTTCCTGAAGGTGGGTAAATCTGCCAATGCACTGATGATCATGTTTGATATCGGGATGATCATTGCGATCGGCACCCTGATCTATTTCCCGTTTATTGTGATGCTGGTGATGATCTGGTTCACGCTGTTGCTTTACCGTTCTTTTAACGGGAGGGAATGGATGGCAGGCCTGGTAGGCTTTTTAACGATCTTCTTTTTTGTCTGGGTATTTTATTACTGGAATGATAATCTTTCCATGTTTTATAAGATCTGGCTGCCCCTTGGTAATAAGTTTCCTTCGGTCTTTAAGATCAATTATAACGATTACCTGGTGCTTGTTCCGGTACTGGTGATGATGGTGCTGGCAATGATTCAATTGAGGGAGAATTTCTTCCGGAGTTTTATCAGCACAAGGAAGGCTTTTCAAATGCTTTTTATCATGTTTCTGGTGGCCATTGTGAGTGTGTATACCAAGCCTGATTTCAGGCTTTATCACTTCCTTTTATGTGTTCCTCCAGGCTCAGTTTTACTGGCTTATTATTTCTCAAATGCCAGAAAACGATGGTTTTACGAAAGCTTGTTCCTGATTTTAGTTTTCGCTATTCAGTACTTTTTGTTTGTTTAA
- a CDS encoding type III pantothenate kinase, which yields MHNLVIDIGNTNPKIAVFKDRTMVHAQVLKQITPDAILDLIKEYQITCSTISSVGPELEEVISVLKANTTYIPFSTGSNIGVKNKYKTPSTLGLDRWAKVIAAHYYYPAKNCFIVDAGTCIVYDLLNAQSEYFGGSISLGIEMRFKALNHYTGRLPLVDWDREEGEIPEGTDTITAIQNGVLQGVINEVEGFITQQNNKNNDLTVLITGGSATFLLKQLKNSIFAPQITHDPYLVLKGLNEVIAFEYVQKN from the coding sequence GTGCATAATCTGGTAATAGATATTGGAAATACGAACCCTAAAATTGCTGTTTTTAAAGACAGAACAATGGTTCATGCTCAGGTTCTGAAGCAAATTACACCGGACGCAATACTGGACTTAATTAAAGAATACCAAATAACTTGCTCCACAATATCCAGTGTAGGTCCTGAATTAGAAGAAGTAATAAGTGTTTTGAAAGCAAATACAACTTACATTCCTTTTTCAACCGGGAGCAATATCGGGGTGAAAAACAAGTATAAAACACCATCCACGCTAGGATTGGACCGCTGGGCGAAAGTGATTGCGGCCCATTATTATTACCCGGCGAAAAACTGTTTTATCGTCGATGCCGGAACCTGCATTGTCTACGACTTACTAAATGCCCAAAGTGAATATTTTGGAGGAAGTATAAGTTTGGGAATAGAAATGCGTTTTAAAGCATTAAATCATTATACAGGGCGTTTGCCTTTGGTAGACTGGGATAGGGAAGAAGGAGAAATCCCTGAGGGAACAGATACAATTACCGCCATTCAAAATGGTGTTTTACAAGGAGTAATTAATGAAGTTGAAGGGTTTATCACCCAACAAAATAATAAAAATAACGACCTGACGGTATTGATAACAGGGGGTAGCGCTACATTTTTGCTGAAACAATTAAAAAACAGCATCTTTGCGCCTCAAATTACTCACGATCCGTATTTGGTATTAAAAGGATTAAATGAAGTCATTGCATTTGAATATGTACAAAAAAATTAA